The Macrobrachium rosenbergii isolate ZJJX-2024 chromosome 56, ASM4041242v1, whole genome shotgun sequence genome includes a region encoding these proteins:
- the LOC136836175 gene encoding uncharacterized protein encodes MLERNGKAILLALHGKNNWVWVDRIKAALLEEDTDVTTPHPPPGQSSPQPAPPSFESNSLPVPLASTGQCQALPISARISIPTSIPVPGPKLVPVLDPEPDTDPPTGDPPNLTDVVIAHCEPPTPDVSSSHVLPPAEDDPLAGLDITSFLIDQELSSEDTDTGSTPTMVVAATEEGDQPVTTEAAPDPAPDGAPGLSPESVPSSPLRNGLARP; translated from the exons atgctggagaGGAACGGCAAGGCGATCCTGCTTGCCCTTCATGGGAAGAACAACTGGGTGTGGGTAGACCGCATCAAGgctgccctcctggaggaggacacagatgtCACCACGCCGCACCCTCCACCTGGACAGTCGTCGCCGCAGCCGGCCCCCC CCTCGTTTGAatccaattcgctgccagtgccacttgcaagcactggtcagtgccaagctctgcctaTCTCAGCCAGAATCTCCATACCAACCTCAATCCCCGTGCCTGGCCCcaagttagtgccagtgctggatccagaacctgacacagatcctcctacgggagatccacctaACCTCACAGATGTAGTCATCGCCCattgtgagcctccgacccctgacgtttcttccTCCCACGTTCTTCCACCTGcagaggatgaccctctggcaggcctggacattacctcttttctgattgaccaggaactgtccagcgAGGACACAGACACTGGCTCTACTCCCACGATGGTTGTCGCAGCAACTGAAGAAGGAGACCAGCCCGTAActactgaggctgcccctgatcctgctcctgacggcgcTCCTGGCCTTTCTCCAGAGTCAGTACCCTCATCACCTcttaggaatggcctagccagaccttga